A genomic segment from Myxosarcina sp. GI1 encodes:
- a CDS encoding GNAT family N-acetyltransferase: MERANSYSKFFSSKNFKTYGYYSNLIRYETMTYLASDSNSYELPPRTTLRKANFTDAERIKQMVREEGLNPLELNWSRFWVIENEGRLIACGQLRPYKNFQELKSLIVDDNFRKRGLGTYLVRHLMKQTSVPLYLSCGNGLLCLSFGNKKSSDSVKNFYKKIGFTQISWWKVPFLLKPEFGLSKLIATVKLKQLAYMQYLPK; the protein is encoded by the coding sequence TTGGAAAGAGCAAACTCATATTCTAAATTTTTCTCTAGCAAGAATTTTAAAACTTATGGTTATTACAGCAACTTAATTCGTTATGAAACTATGACTTATTTAGCAAGTGATTCTAATTCTTATGAGTTACCGCCTAGAACTACTCTTCGTAAAGCTAATTTTACCGATGCCGAGCGAATCAAACAAATGGTTCGCGAAGAAGGACTAAATCCTCTTGAATTAAACTGGTCAAGATTTTGGGTAATCGAGAATGAAGGAAGATTAATAGCTTGTGGACAATTGCGTCCTTATAAAAATTTTCAAGAGTTGAAGAGTTTAATCGTCGATGATAACTTTCGTAAAAGGGGTTTAGGAACATATTTAGTTCGGCATTTAATGAAACAAACTAGTGTTCCATTATACTTATCGTGCGGTAATGGTTTACTGTGTTTATCTTTTGGTAATAAAAAAAGTAGTGACAGTGTAAAAAACTTTTATAAAAAAATAGGCTTCACTCAGATATCCTGGTGGAAAGTACCCTTTTTGTTGAAACCAGAGTTTGGTTTATCTAAATTAATTGCTACAGTAAAATTGAAGCAATTAGCATATATGCAATATTTACCAAAATAA
- a CDS encoding tyrosine-type recombinase/integrase codes for MPIRHLKDTLRSQRQHRNLATVSTLPTVKAMVDCFEKYLNLTIADGNASVDTIKTYRSRTSQFLSWCRERELYPALVTTSNILEYRKHLVDGGKTSPTIRLSLISIKHFYTACNQEKLVKDNPAIGVKAPREKREVGSTIKYLTHEELQQVFNSVAPILKIRGDKTKQVQVLRDRILLGCMALQGCRSVEMYRANWGDISESGGQHYLKLDGKNSIRTVMLRKDLAEEIVEYRKVCKKNNEKLNSASPLFISLSNRRYGQRLSRSGISHLVDSYLEKCGLKHTDLRREASTCGQALCLGERNLSPHSLRHTAGTLALRGGSELREVQDFLGHSDPKTTAIYTHTLNSQKNNPATRIEIDF; via the coding sequence ATGCCGATTCGACACTTAAAAGATACTCTGCGTTCTCAACGACAACATCGCAATCTGGCTACAGTTTCTACTCTGCCTACGGTTAAAGCAATGGTAGACTGTTTTGAGAAATATCTTAATTTAACTATTGCTGATGGTAATGCTAGCGTTGATACGATTAAAACCTATCGCAGTCGTACTTCTCAGTTTCTCTCCTGGTGTAGAGAGCGAGAGCTTTATCCTGCTTTAGTTACCACTTCAAATATTCTTGAATACCGCAAGCACTTGGTTGATGGGGGAAAAACATCTCCCACAATTCGATTATCTTTAATATCCATTAAGCATTTTTACACTGCTTGTAACCAAGAAAAACTGGTCAAGGATAATCCTGCTATTGGGGTAAAAGCACCAAGAGAGAAGCGCGAAGTTGGCAGCACCATAAAGTATTTGACACATGAGGAGCTACAGCAGGTATTTAATAGCGTCGCTCCTATTCTGAAAATTCGAGGAGATAAAACCAAACAAGTACAGGTATTGCGCGATCGCATTTTATTGGGCTGTATGGCACTTCAAGGATGTCGCAGTGTCGAAATGTATCGGGCTAATTGGGGTGATATTAGCGAATCTGGGGGTCAACATTATCTCAAGCTAGATGGCAAAAACAGCATCAGAACTGTGATGTTAAGGAAAGATTTGGCAGAGGAAATAGTCGAATATAGGAAGGTTTGTAAAAAAAACAATGAAAAGCTTAACTCAGCCTCACCCTTGTTTATTTCCCTATCCAATCGCCGTTACGGTCAACGATTATCTAGAAGCGGGATCTCTCATCTTGTCGATAGCTATCTGGAAAAATGTGGCTTAAAACACACAGATTTACGACGCGAAGCTAGTACATGCGGGCAAGCCCTTTGTTTAGGAGAACGAAATCTTTCCCCCCATAGTTTGCGACATACCGCAGGTACATTGGCATTGAGAGGTGGTTCGGAGCTAAGGGAGGTTCAGGATTTTTTGGGACATAGCGACCCAAAAACTACTGCCATATATACTCATACTCTTAATTCTCAAAAGAATAATCCTGCGACCAGGATTGAGATTGATTTTTGA
- a CDS encoding AbrB family transcriptional regulator, protein MTQFATRFSIFISNIILAWFLGVAIAHLGLGSVAWIFGGMGAGVIGAKAYQAVAKKVLKPNKISRKIGQAMVGLSIGFAIADSDLLAASSRLPLFIFLSLFMLVCGSGIGYFYARISQINLLNAMLATVPGGVATMSSFAADYGRNVSQVAMVQTLRIASVILIIPLIAGTFGTAVNTTASFSLADYKIDSNPVYSCLLLLAIIGAWLGVKTAYKLRIPAASFFGTLIVGIVFKTAIAYLPFDLDFNPPEIISLIGQILLGITVGEAWSNCANIQRKNLFYATLSVALTIVSGFVAATIATLITSWDWLTCMLVTAPGGSTEMILVALALGHNPEIVTVAHSVRLMALNLSLPLWIFLFRYWEKRTISH, encoded by the coding sequence ATGACTCAGTTCGCTACCAGGTTTTCAATCTTTATATCAAACATAATTTTAGCTTGGTTTTTGGGTGTAGCGATCGCGCACCTTGGTTTGGGAAGTGTAGCTTGGATTTTTGGTGGCATGGGTGCAGGAGTAATTGGAGCTAAAGCTTATCAAGCTGTTGCCAAAAAAGTCTTAAAACCTAACAAAATTAGTAGAAAAATTGGACAAGCTATGGTGGGTTTATCTATTGGTTTTGCGATCGCCGATAGCGATTTACTAGCTGCTTCTTCTCGGTTGCCACTGTTTATCTTTCTCAGCTTATTTATGCTGGTCTGTGGCAGTGGCATCGGTTATTTTTATGCTCGTATTAGTCAAATCAATTTACTAAATGCCATGCTAGCTACAGTACCTGGTGGTGTGGCGACTATGTCTAGCTTTGCTGCCGATTATGGTAGAAATGTTTCACAAGTAGCAATGGTGCAGACACTACGAATTGCCAGCGTGATCTTAATTATTCCTTTGATTGCTGGAACGTTTGGCACTGCTGTAAATACTACTGCCTCTTTCTCTTTAGCAGACTACAAAATAGACAGCAATCCTGTCTATTCATGTCTATTACTTTTGGCAATAATTGGAGCATGGTTGGGAGTCAAAACTGCCTATAAATTGCGGATTCCTGCTGCTTCGTTTTTTGGCACTTTAATAGTAGGAATAGTTTTCAAAACAGCGATCGCTTATTTACCTTTTGATTTGGATTTTAATCCCCCTGAAATTATTAGTTTAATCGGTCAGATATTATTAGGAATTACTGTCGGAGAAGCGTGGAGCAATTGTGCAAATATTCAGCGAAAAAACCTATTTTACGCCACACTTTCTGTAGCTTTAACTATTGTCAGTGGATTTGTAGCTGCTACGATCGCCACTCTGATTACTTCCTGGGATTGGTTAACCTGTATGCTAGTAACGGCACCTGGAGGCTCGACAGAAATGATCCTGGTCGCTCTAGCATTGGGACATAACCCAGAAATCGTTACAGTTGCCCATTCCGTCCGCCTCATGGCTCTCAATTTATCTTTACCGTTGTGGATCTTTTTATTTCGCTATTGGGAAAAGCGGACTATTAGTCATTAG
- a CDS encoding cupin, with protein sequence MKTADWLVKEDGICLLCKSVREWDLLAEEYRLYRFLTEVEDIMRLAISEGINEESSLSGLRMLVRKLVLNCYTVKTRLPEPDRSKGVSVVVLHDEVGFPMTIQTEMSLSGTSSQIHNHGTWGVVMVLQGKQKNTFWKRNPTDESPDKIARVGERILEPGDIISFTTEAIHSIEAVGEEPTITFNLYGETHGGKRYQFDPDKQTAKHF encoded by the coding sequence ATGAAAACAGCAGATTGGTTAGTCAAAGAAGACGGTATTTGTCTATTGTGTAAATCGGTGCGAGAGTGGGATTTACTGGCAGAGGAATATCGGCTGTATCGATTCTTGACCGAAGTAGAAGACATCATGCGATTAGCAATATCAGAAGGAATAAATGAAGAAAGTTCTCTATCGGGACTCCGAATGTTAGTGAGAAAATTGGTGCTTAACTGCTATACAGTCAAAACTCGACTACCCGAACCAGATCGCAGTAAAGGGGTTTCGGTAGTAGTGCTGCACGATGAAGTAGGATTTCCTATGACTATCCAGACAGAGATGAGTTTGTCAGGGACGAGTTCCCAAATTCACAATCATGGAACTTGGGGCGTAGTTATGGTTCTGCAAGGCAAACAAAAAAATACTTTTTGGAAACGCAATCCTACTGACGAATCTCCAGATAAAATCGCTCGCGTTGGCGAAAGAATTCTCGAACCAGGGGATATTATCAGCTTTACTACCGAGGCTATTCATAGCATCGAGGCAGTGGGAGAAGAACCGACAATTACCTTTAATTTATATGGGGAAACTCATGGCGGTAAAAGGTATCAGTTCGATCCCGATAAGCAAACTGCCAAGCATTTTTAA
- a CDS encoding YdiU family protein, translating to MAISNPFLNLNYEPALESLGSEYCDRVEPAKFSQYILRFRNDNLLPILGLNSATVSDRHFLDFGGSFLGKQSRLALRYHGYQFGQYNPYLGDGRGFLYGQVRGIDGQLYDFGTKGSGQTPYSQSGNGRLTLKSGVREVLVAEALHCLGVKTSRCLSLIETEAITRNGEKVRGAVMVRLSRSHLRFGTFERLEYYDRPDLIRQLLDHVIQYYYPHLWQQPDSYIRFYAALVRRMAQLVAQWMAVGFCHGVLNTDNMSIIGESFDYGSCAFIDTYNPCFTAASFDRQGRYSYRHQQSVCRWNLAMLQRPLAAVIPISEMEAILESFPELYTRYYHQQMLQKLGFDCLSFLETEELIDLTLQFLFLTKVGYQGFFSALRQKFAPQWRENPDAILQDLEYLVSREEVAILKRWCWFYHQLLLERSPSEIKAIAQRLERVNPLTALLQSKIESIWQAIREDDNWQPFIECIKLI from the coding sequence GTGGCTATTAGCAATCCCTTTTTAAATCTTAATTACGAACCTGCTTTAGAATCTTTAGGTAGTGAATATTGCGATCGCGTCGAACCTGCTAAGTTTTCCCAGTATATTCTACGCTTTCGTAATGATAACTTGCTGCCAATTCTGGGATTAAATTCAGCAACAGTAAGCGACAGACATTTCCTTGATTTTGGCGGCAGTTTTTTGGGCAAACAATCTCGTTTGGCGTTGCGCTATCACGGTTATCAGTTCGGTCAATACAATCCATACTTAGGAGATGGACGGGGTTTTCTCTACGGACAGGTGCGGGGAATTGACGGTCAACTCTATGATTTTGGCACTAAAGGATCGGGACAAACTCCCTATTCTCAGTCTGGAAATGGTCGCTTGACGCTTAAAAGTGGTGTGCGAGAAGTCTTGGTTGCCGAAGCATTACACTGTTTGGGAGTCAAGACATCTCGCTGTTTGAGTTTGATTGAAACCGAAGCCATCACCAGGAATGGGGAAAAGGTTCGCGGTGCGGTTATGGTGCGTCTCAGTCGTTCTCATTTGCGTTTTGGAACTTTTGAACGCTTAGAGTATTACGATCGCCCCGATTTAATTCGGCAGCTATTAGACCACGTAATTCAATACTATTATCCTCATCTATGGCAGCAACCAGATAGCTATATCCGTTTTTATGCCGCATTGGTTAGACGCATGGCTCAATTAGTAGCGCAGTGGATGGCGGTGGGTTTTTGTCATGGCGTTCTCAATACCGATAATATGTCCATTATTGGAGAGAGTTTTGACTATGGTTCTTGTGCCTTTATCGATACCTACAACCCCTGTTTTACAGCGGCGAGTTTCGATCGCCAGGGGAGATATAGTTATCGCCATCAGCAAAGCGTCTGTCGTTGGAATTTAGCAATGTTGCAGCGTCCCTTAGCGGCAGTAATTCCGATATCAGAAATGGAAGCAATTTTAGAATCTTTCCCCGAACTCTATACCCGATACTACCATCAACAAATGCTACAGAAATTGGGATTCGATTGCCTATCTTTTCTCGAAACTGAAGAATTAATCGATCTCACCCTCCAGTTTTTGTTTCTCACGAAAGTCGGCTACCAAGGATTTTTTAGCGCACTCAGACAAAAATTTGCCCCTCAATGGCGCGAGAACCCCGACGCTATTTTGCAGGATTTAGAATATTTGGTATCTAGAGAAGAAGTGGCAATACTAAAGCGTTGGTGCTGGTTCTATCATCAGTTATTGTTGGAGCGATCGCCATCGGAAATAAAAGCGATTGCCCAACGATTGGAACGAGTTAATCCTTTAACAGCGTTACTTCAATCAAAAATTGAGTCTATCTGGCAAGCTATTAGAGAAGATGACAACTGGCAACCATTTATTGAGTGTATTAAATTAATTTAA
- a CDS encoding acetate/propionate family kinase — MYILVLNAGSSSQKSCLYQLEELPPQPPEPLWEAHIDWTVAANFGSLTVKSNGIKQQLELANRDNAIKKMLYTLVRGETKVLDKLEQIELVGHRVVHGGAKYSQPTIITPQVKTAIAELIPLAPNHNPAHLEGIDAIEKILPDATQVAVIDTAFHSQIPQAAKVYPLPYEWYERGIQRYGFHGTSHQYCATKTAQILDKPLDSLKIITCHLGNGCSLAAIKDGICIDTTMGFSPLEGLMMGTRCGSIDPQILLYLMREYDLDRDELNRLLNKESGLLGVSGISADMRTILTASAEGKERAQLAFDIYIHRLSSSIGAMMASLEGMDALVFTAGVGENAVAVREKTCDKFAFLGLQLDLDKNNARPVNEDIATPDSQVRVLVVHTEEDWAIASQCWQLQLS, encoded by the coding sequence ATGTACATTTTAGTTCTCAATGCTGGTTCTAGCAGTCAAAAAAGCTGTCTTTATCAATTAGAAGAATTACCCCCACAGCCGCCAGAACCTTTGTGGGAAGCACATATAGATTGGACGGTGGCTGCTAATTTTGGCAGTTTAACCGTTAAGAGTAATGGCATTAAACAACAGCTTGAGTTAGCTAACCGCGACAATGCCATAAAGAAAATGCTCTATACTCTGGTTCGCGGAGAAACTAAGGTTTTAGATAAATTAGAGCAGATCGAGCTAGTGGGACATCGGGTAGTACATGGAGGCGCAAAATATTCCCAACCTACTATTATTACTCCTCAAGTTAAAACGGCTATTGCCGAACTAATTCCTCTCGCACCCAACCACAACCCCGCACATCTTGAGGGTATAGATGCGATCGAAAAAATTTTGCCCGACGCGACACAGGTAGCAGTAATCGACACGGCATTTCATAGTCAAATTCCTCAAGCTGCCAAAGTTTATCCCCTACCTTACGAATGGTACGAACGGGGTATCCAACGTTATGGCTTTCATGGTACCAGCCATCAATACTGCGCTACTAAAACGGCTCAAATTCTCGATAAACCATTAGATTCTTTAAAAATTATTACTTGTCATTTAGGCAACGGCTGTTCTTTGGCAGCAATTAAAGATGGCATCTGTATCGATACCACAATGGGTTTTTCTCCCTTAGAAGGCTTGATGATGGGTACGCGCTGTGGTTCGATCGATCCCCAAATTTTGCTGTATCTCATGCGAGAATACGATTTAGACAGGGATGAGTTAAATCGATTATTAAATAAAGAATCGGGTTTACTAGGAGTTTCAGGTATATCCGCCGACATGAGGACAATTTTAACTGCCAGTGCTGAAGGTAAAGAAAGAGCGCAGTTGGCTTTTGATATTTACATCCATCGCCTCAGCAGCAGCATTGGAGCCATGATGGCATCATTAGAAGGCATGGATGCTTTAGTATTTACCGCAGGAGTCGGAGAAAATGCCGTTGCAGTCAGAGAAAAAACCTGCGATAAATTTGCTTTTCTAGGTTTGCAACTAGATCTAGATAAAAATAATGCTCGTCCCGTTAATGAAGATATTGCTACACCAGATTCTCAAGTTAGAGTTTTAGTTGTCCATACCGAAGAAGATTGGGCGATTGCTTCACAGTGTTGGCAGTTACAGTTAAGTTAG
- a CDS encoding dinitrogenase iron-molybdenum cofactor biosynthesis protein, producing the protein MTTQPISNEVALRIALASKVLPDVSVRDLIEALQVNLNEDLTEESLSKLTVTQLKRSFGNIYEVDSEWEGEDADNSDIAAFKEAVRILWGETGYCDRELPIKPYQEGDMPNSIRIAVASNTGEQLDGHFGSCHRYLIYQLSADEIRLIDVRSAIDADFAEDKNRFRVNLIRDCPVLYVVSIGGPAAAKVIQAYIYPMKIEQGGAIREILADLQKAIATSPPPWLAKILGVSADKRVKNYKAVG; encoded by the coding sequence ATGACAACCCAACCCATTTCCAACGAAGTCGCTTTGAGAATTGCCTTAGCATCAAAAGTGTTACCCGATGTCTCAGTAAGAGACTTGATTGAGGCTTTGCAAGTCAATCTCAATGAAGACCTAACAGAAGAATCTCTCAGCAAACTTACAGTAACTCAATTGAAAAGATCCTTTGGCAATATTTACGAGGTCGATAGCGAATGGGAAGGGGAAGATGCGGATAATAGCGATATAGCTGCTTTCAAGGAAGCAGTTAGAATTTTGTGGGGCGAAACGGGCTATTGCGATCGAGAATTGCCCATCAAACCCTATCAAGAAGGGGATATGCCCAACTCTATTAGAATTGCCGTCGCCTCCAATACTGGAGAACAATTAGACGGACACTTTGGTTCTTGTCATCGTTACCTAATCTATCAGCTATCGGCAGACGAAATTAGATTGATTGATGTGCGCTCGGCAATAGATGCCGATTTTGCTGAAGATAAAAATAGATTTCGCGTCAATTTAATTAGAGATTGTCCCGTTCTCTACGTTGTTTCTATCGGGGGACCTGCTGCGGCTAAAGTCATCCAGGCATATATCTATCCGATGAAAATAGAACAGGGTGGTGCGATTAGAGAAATACTAGCAGACCTGCAAAAAGCAATCGCGACTTCGCCACCTCCTTGGTTAGCCAAAATCTTGGGTGTCAGTGCTGATAAAAGGGTAAAAAATTATAAGGCTGTTGGTTAG
- a CDS encoding Uma2 family endonuclease codes for MVTTPSKPISLDEFLALPETKPASEYIDGKIIQKPMPQGEHSTIQGELIIVLNGALKSQKIARAFPELRCTFGGRSIVPDVAVYAWDRIPRQDNGRIANAFKIEPDWTIEILSPDQRHSRVTKNILHCLNHGTQLGWLIDPQEQSVFVYFQGQQPAFFEDAKDILPVPDFAKAFELTIGELFGWLLE; via the coding sequence ATGGTTACAACTCCTTCTAAACCCATTAGTCTAGACGAGTTTTTAGCATTACCAGAAACCAAACCAGCTAGTGAATATATTGACGGGAAAATTATTCAAAAACCAATGCCTCAAGGTGAACACAGTACAATACAGGGAGAACTAATTATTGTTTTGAACGGCGCACTCAAATCCCAGAAAATTGCCAGAGCTTTTCCAGAGTTAAGATGTACGTTTGGCGGACGTTCTATTGTACCTGATGTAGCTGTATATGCTTGGGATAGAATTCCGCGTCAAGATAATGGCAGAATAGCAAATGCTTTTAAGATTGAACCAGACTGGACTATTGAAATTTTATCTCCCGACCAACGCCATAGTAGAGTAACCAAAAATATTCTTCATTGTTTAAACCACGGTACGCAATTAGGATGGTTAATCGATCCCCAAGAACAATCTGTATTTGTTTATTTTCAAGGGCAACAGCCAGCATTTTTTGAAGATGCTAAGGATATTTTACCTGTACCAGATTTTGCTAAAGCTTTTGAGTTAACTATAGGTGAATTATTTGGTTGGTTATTGGAATAG
- a CDS encoding NAD(P)(+) transhydrogenase (Re/Si-specific) subunit beta, with translation MSTYLNTGIELAYLTAAALFILGLKKLGSPATARKGNFLAAVGMFVAIIATLLNQSVLNYEWILVGIIAGSLIGAIAAQKVAMTDMPQMVGIFNGVGGAASALVAVGEFWRVLTTTGTVPLDATFIAILGVLIGGVTLTGSILAFAKLQGLVSGSPVTFPLQQPVNFLLLASFLAGSVYLLIQPENPAIFLSITAISLVFGALFVLPIGGGDMPVVVSLLNSFSGLAASAVGFILGNNMLIVAGALVGASGLILTQIMCKAMNRPLSNVLFGAFGGDSVAVGGGNSGAEIDKTYRSIDSEEGAMMLGYARSVVIVPGYGMAVAQAQHGVRELASQLEKMGVDVKYAIHPVAGRMPGHMNVLLAEANVSYDRLYDMDDINTEFDRVDVALVIGANDVVNPAARNDNRSPIYGMPIIDVDKANHAIVIKRSMNTGFAGVDNELFYKDKTTMLFGSAQDVVSQLVAEVKQL, from the coding sequence ATGAGTACATATTTGAATACGGGTATCGAACTGGCTTATTTAACGGCTGCGGCACTATTCATTCTAGGATTAAAAAAACTCGGTTCTCCCGCAACTGCCCGTAAGGGAAATTTTCTCGCAGCAGTAGGTATGTTTGTTGCTATTATCGCCACTTTATTAAACCAATCCGTACTTAATTACGAGTGGATCTTAGTAGGCATTATCGCTGGTTCTTTAATTGGGGCGATCGCAGCACAGAAAGTAGCCATGACCGATATGCCCCAAATGGTGGGCATCTTCAACGGTGTAGGTGGTGCCGCTTCAGCTTTAGTGGCAGTAGGTGAATTCTGGAGAGTTCTTACCACTACTGGCACTGTTCCCCTAGATGCTACTTTTATCGCTATTTTAGGGGTGTTAATCGGTGGGGTAACTCTCACGGGTAGTATACTGGCTTTTGCCAAACTCCAGGGTTTAGTTTCGGGTTCTCCCGTTACCTTTCCCTTGCAACAGCCTGTTAATTTTTTACTGCTAGCTAGCTTTTTAGCTGGTAGTGTTTATCTTTTAATTCAGCCCGAAAATCCCGCAATCTTTCTGTCTATAACCGCTATATCTTTGGTTTTTGGTGCTTTGTTCGTCCTCCCCATTGGTGGTGGGGATATGCCTGTAGTTGTCTCCCTGTTAAACTCCTTTTCGGGTTTGGCTGCCAGTGCGGTGGGCTTTATTCTAGGCAATAATATGCTCATCGTTGCAGGGGCATTAGTAGGCGCATCAGGGTTAATTTTGACCCAAATCATGTGCAAGGCAATGAACCGACCCCTCAGCAACGTGCTATTCGGTGCTTTTGGTGGAGATAGCGTTGCCGTTGGTGGTGGCAATAGTGGTGCAGAAATCGATAAAACCTATCGTTCCATCGACAGTGAAGAAGGAGCAATGATGCTCGGTTATGCTCGCTCGGTAGTAATCGTTCCTGGTTACGGTATGGCAGTAGCTCAGGCACAACACGGTGTTAGAGAATTAGCCTCACAACTAGAAAAAATGGGCGTTGATGTTAAATACGCTATCCATCCAGTAGCAGGAAGAATGCCAGGACACATGAACGTACTACTAGCCGAAGCCAACGTTTCCTACGATCGCCTGTACGATATGGATGATATCAACACCGAATTCGATCGCGTTGACGTAGCTTTAGTTATCGGTGCTAACGATGTAGTCAACCCGGCAGCCCGTAACGACAACCGCAGCCCCATTTACGGAATGCCCATCATCGACGTGGACAAAGCAAACCACGCCATTGTCATTAAGCGCAGTATGAACACTGGTTTTGCAGGAGTGGATAACGAACTATTCTATAAAGATAAAACCACCATGCTATTCGGTAGCGCACAGGATGTAGTTTCGCAGTTGGTAGCGGAGGTTAAGCAATTGTAA
- a CDS encoding NAD(P) transhydrogenase subunit alpha, whose translation MEAELLTGLVVFVLASFVGFEVINKVPPTLHTPLMSGANAISGIAIVGALLITGTKDWNLVTIFGFIAVILATVNVVGGFLVTDRMLQMFKKKEAS comes from the coding sequence ATGGAAGCAGAATTATTAACAGGTTTAGTAGTATTCGTTCTGGCATCATTCGTGGGATTTGAGGTCATTAATAAAGTACCTCCAACTTTACACACCCCCCTAATGTCTGGTGCCAATGCCATCTCTGGTATCGCCATAGTAGGTGCGCTACTAATTACGGGTACAAAAGATTGGAATTTAGTGACTATCTTCGGTTTTATTGCCGTTATTTTAGCCACTGTCAACGTTGTAGGCGGTTTTTTAGTAACCGACAGAATGCTGCAAATGTTTAAGAAGAAGGAAGCATCATGA
- a CDS encoding Re/Si-specific NAD(P)(+) transhydrogenase subunit alpha produces the protein MKIAVAKENELGELRVAQVPDTVSRLIEQGFEVWVEAAAGVGAGYVDAAYETAGAKIISDRATLWQEADIILKVNPPGKRDSELVYDWLKPGSTLISFLNPLSDPTVTQKLAQRQVTAFSMELIPRSTRAQSMDALSSQANIAGYKAVLLAAASLPRIFPMMTTAAGTIPPAKVLVLGAGVAGLQAIATARRLGAVVEAFDIRPTVREEVQSVGAKFIEINLEEDTVAEGGYAKQLGSNTQERIRKGLSEYVTKADVVITTAQVPGKTAPLLIAEETVAQMNPGSVILDLAADTGGNCASSEAGKDVIYRGVTIISPANLPSNVPVNSSQMYAKNLLNLVKYLAKDGELQLDFDDDIINSACVTHNGEIRNERVKEKLLVVSG, from the coding sequence ATGAAAATAGCCGTTGCCAAAGAAAACGAGCTAGGAGAACTGCGTGTAGCTCAAGTTCCCGATACCGTGTCTCGTCTGATCGAACAGGGTTTTGAAGTTTGGGTAGAAGCGGCTGCTGGTGTGGGAGCAGGCTATGTCGATGCTGCCTACGAAACAGCAGGAGCGAAGATAATTAGCGATCGCGCTACTCTCTGGCAAGAAGCAGATATCATACTCAAAGTTAATCCTCCTGGCAAACGAGATAGTGAGTTAGTTTATGACTGGCTCAAACCAGGATCGACTCTAATTAGTTTTCTCAATCCTTTGAGCGATCCTACAGTCACTCAAAAACTGGCACAGCGTCAGGTTACAGCTTTCAGTATGGAGCTAATTCCCCGCTCTACCCGCGCTCAAAGCATGGATGCGCTATCGTCTCAAGCTAATATTGCAGGTTATAAAGCGGTGTTGCTAGCTGCAGCTAGTTTACCGCGCATCTTTCCCATGATGACTACTGCCGCAGGAACGATCCCCCCTGCTAAAGTGTTAGTTTTGGGGGCGGGGGTAGCTGGCTTACAGGCAATCGCTACCGCTAGAAGGTTGGGTGCGGTAGTAGAAGCATTTGATATTCGTCCGACGGTAAGAGAAGAAGTACAAAGCGTCGGGGCGAAATTTATCGAAATTAACCTAGAAGAAGATACCGTCGCTGAAGGTGGCTACGCCAAACAGCTTGGCAGCAATACTCAAGAACGCATCCGTAAGGGTTTGAGCGAATATGTTACCAAAGCAGACGTAGTAATTACTACCGCTCAAGTACCAGGCAAAACTGCACCCTTGCTGATAGCCGAAGAAACAGTGGCACAAATGAACCCTGGTTCGGTAATCCTCGATCTGGCTGCCGATACTGGGGGTAACTGCGCCAGTAGTGAAGCAGGTAAAGACGTTATCTATCGTGGCGTAACCATAATTAGTCCCGCAAATTTACCCAGTAATGTCCCTGTCAACAGCAGCCAAATGTATGCCAAAAATCTCCTCAACCTGGTGAAATATCTGGCTAAGGATGGCGAATTGCAATTGGATTTTGACGACGACATCATTAATAGTGCTTGCGTTACTCATAATGGCGAAATACGCAACGAACGAGTCAAAGAAAAATTGTTAGTGGTTAGTGGGTAA